One Micromonospora sp. FIMYZ51 genomic window carries:
- the nirD gene encoding nitrite reductase small subunit NirD → MSAPTMLRWTVVCPLDRLDPDRGVAALVDGVQVALFRTTEGLYAVDNRDPVTGAYVLSRGIVGSRGGVPTVASPLHKQVYDLRTGNCLDLPGVSVARHEVRCRDGMVEVRLRQEG, encoded by the coding sequence ATGAGTGCCCCGACCATGCTGCGCTGGACCGTGGTCTGCCCGCTCGACCGGCTGGATCCGGACCGGGGAGTCGCCGCCCTGGTCGACGGGGTGCAGGTGGCGCTCTTCCGGACCACAGAGGGGCTGTACGCAGTCGACAACCGCGACCCGGTGACCGGCGCGTACGTGTTGTCCCGGGGAATCGTGGGCAGCCGGGGCGGGGTGCCCACGGTGGCGTCGCCGCTGCACAAGCAGGTGTACGACCTGCGCACCGGAAACTGTCTCGACCTGCCCGGGGTCTCGGTGGCCCGGCACGAGGTCCGTTGCCGGGACGGCATGGTCGAGGTGCGGCTGCGACAGGAGGGGTGA
- a CDS encoding uroporphyrinogen-III synthase: MREELAGFTIGVTADRRRDELAALLQRRGARVVLAPALRIVPLADDTELREATRACLDRPPDILMANTGIGMRGWLEAAEGWGLAEPLRSVLGGAYVVARGPKARGAIRAAGLYDQWSPASESCDEVVDHLRERGVAGQVIAMQLHGERQPECTRALEEAGATVIEVPVYRWAPPTDPAPLHRLVDLVAGRLVDAVTFTSAPAAEALVRAAGDRTEAVLEAFRGDVLASCVGPVTAEPLVRRGVPVSAPSRARLGALVRTIVDELPRRTVTIKAAGHLLTLRGHAAVVDGELRPLAPAPMAVLRALAAAPGRVLSRTALLRTLPRGADEHAVEMAVARLRAGLRAPRVVQTVVKRGYRLRVD, from the coding sequence ATGCGCGAGGAACTGGCCGGCTTCACCATCGGGGTGACCGCCGACCGACGGCGGGACGAACTCGCCGCACTGCTGCAACGGCGCGGCGCCCGGGTGGTGCTCGCTCCCGCGCTGCGGATCGTGCCGCTCGCGGACGACACCGAACTACGCGAGGCCACCCGCGCCTGCCTGGACCGGCCGCCGGACATCCTGATGGCCAACACCGGCATCGGCATGCGCGGTTGGCTGGAGGCGGCCGAGGGGTGGGGGCTGGCCGAGCCGCTGCGCTCGGTGCTCGGCGGCGCGTACGTGGTGGCCCGGGGACCCAAGGCGCGCGGCGCGATCCGCGCGGCCGGCCTGTACGACCAGTGGTCCCCCGCCTCGGAAAGCTGCGACGAGGTGGTCGACCACCTGCGCGAGCGGGGCGTGGCCGGGCAGGTGATCGCCATGCAGCTGCACGGTGAACGGCAGCCGGAGTGCACCCGGGCGTTGGAGGAGGCCGGCGCCACCGTGATCGAGGTCCCGGTCTACCGCTGGGCCCCACCGACCGATCCGGCACCGCTGCACCGGCTGGTCGACCTGGTGGCCGGCCGGCTGGTGGACGCGGTCACCTTCACCTCGGCACCGGCGGCGGAGGCGCTGGTACGCGCCGCCGGTGACCGTACCGAGGCGGTGCTTGAGGCGTTTCGCGGCGACGTGCTGGCCAGCTGCGTCGGGCCGGTGACCGCGGAGCCTCTGGTCCGGCGGGGGGTGCCGGTCAGTGCGCCGAGTCGGGCCCGGCTCGGCGCACTGGTCCGGACGATCGTCGACGAGCTACCCCGGCGGACGGTCACCATCAAGGCGGCCGGCCACCTGCTCACCCTGCGCGGGCATGCCGCCGTGGTCGACGGGGAACTACGCCCACTCGCCCCGGCACCGATGGCGGTGCTGCGGGCGCTGGCCGCCGCGCCGGGGCGGGTGCTCTCCCGTACCGCCCTGCTGCGTACGCTGCCGCGCGGCGCCGACGAGCACGCGGTGGAGATGGCGGTGGCCCGGCTGCGGGCCGGTCTGCGTGCCCCGAGGGTCGTGCAGACCGTGGTCAAGCGCGGCTATCGGCTCCGGGTCGACTAG
- a CDS encoding ferritin family protein, whose product MQKARVIAVLVGTALGVGLVGTPARAAVSDPTTRADTLTAMEGEAFAHAAYLAYAQEAARTGQAEIAELFRSTAETELDEHFAEQAELIDFVRSNTANLRESIAGESEEHTVTYPRYAEQARRDGCLPAAALWDELAGDEGVHAERFRIALFAITHPGSGVRVPVGVPVPPVPIEATEPACSGETQENLLATLRGEAFAYARYTAYAEHARATGRLRLARLFENTASQELGEHFAEAANLYGLVGGNEANLRTTIAGEQHEATTIDPTFSRQAASVGESEAAALFAEIARDEAGHASDFLDALVDLVLGGGTQGTRAAAADRQPTSARPEARS is encoded by the coding sequence ATGCAGAAGGCCAGAGTCATCGCAGTGCTCGTGGGGACGGCGCTCGGCGTCGGGCTGGTCGGCACACCCGCGCGAGCTGCGGTCTCCGATCCGACCACCCGCGCCGACACGCTCACCGCGATGGAGGGGGAGGCGTTCGCGCACGCCGCCTACCTGGCGTACGCGCAGGAGGCGGCACGGACCGGGCAGGCGGAGATCGCGGAACTGTTCCGCAGCACGGCAGAAACCGAGCTGGACGAACACTTCGCGGAGCAGGCCGAGCTGATCGACTTCGTCCGGAGCAACACCGCAAACCTCCGTGAGTCGATCGCCGGTGAGTCGGAGGAGCACACCGTCACCTACCCGCGCTACGCCGAGCAGGCGCGCCGGGACGGCTGCCTGCCGGCCGCGGCGCTCTGGGACGAACTCGCCGGGGACGAGGGAGTGCACGCCGAACGGTTCCGGATCGCGCTCTTCGCGATCACCCATCCCGGCAGCGGAGTCCGGGTGCCGGTCGGGGTACCGGTCCCGCCGGTGCCGATCGAGGCCACCGAGCCCGCCTGCTCCGGTGAAACCCAGGAGAACCTGCTGGCGACGCTGCGCGGCGAGGCGTTCGCCTACGCCCGGTACACCGCGTACGCCGAGCACGCCCGGGCCACCGGCCGGCTACGGCTGGCCCGCCTCTTCGAGAACACCGCAAGCCAGGAACTCGGCGAGCACTTCGCCGAGGCAGCCAACCTGTACGGCCTGGTCGGCGGGAACGAGGCGAACCTGCGTACCACGATCGCCGGTGAGCAGCACGAGGCCACCACCATTGATCCGACGTTCAGCCGGCAGGCCGCGTCGGTGGGGGAGAGCGAGGCCGCCGCGCTCTTCGCCGAGATCGCCCGGGACGAGGCCGGCCACGCCTCGGACTTCCTGGACGCGCTGGTCGACCTGGTCCTCGGCGGGGGAACGCAGGGGACCCGGGCCGCCGCCGCCGACCGGCAGCCGACGTCCGCTCGACCCGAGGCCCGCAGCTAG
- a CDS encoding ATP/GTP-binding protein, with protein sequence MDFASYDPAGARQSRGIISAKIVVAGGFGVGKTTLVGAISEITPLTTEAVMTAAGVGIDDPSKVPGKETTTVAMDFGRITMAQDLILYLFGTPGQTRFWFMWDEIIRGAVGAAVLVDTRRIADAFAPLDYFENRNLPYVVALNRFDGAPQYELDEVREALAISPDVPLVLCDARRRDSVKQVLMTVVEHAMRRLQAEHDRGHPTPVG encoded by the coding sequence GTGGACTTCGCGAGCTATGACCCCGCCGGGGCCCGCCAGAGCCGGGGAATCATCTCCGCGAAGATCGTCGTCGCGGGTGGCTTCGGTGTCGGCAAGACGACGCTTGTCGGCGCGATCTCCGAGATCACGCCGCTGACCACCGAGGCGGTGATGACCGCGGCGGGCGTCGGCATCGACGACCCGTCGAAGGTGCCGGGCAAGGAGACCACCACGGTCGCCATGGACTTCGGCCGGATCACCATGGCGCAGGATCTGATCCTGTACCTCTTCGGTACACCGGGGCAGACCCGCTTCTGGTTCATGTGGGACGAGATCATCAGGGGTGCGGTGGGGGCCGCGGTCCTGGTGGACACCCGCCGGATCGCCGACGCGTTCGCCCCGCTGGACTACTTCGAGAACCGCAACCTGCCGTACGTGGTTGCGCTCAACCGGTTCGACGGCGCGCCACAGTACGAGCTGGACGAGGTCCGCGAGGCACTGGCGATCTCACCGGACGTGCCGCTGGTGTTGTGTGACGCCCGACGGCGTGACTCGGTCAAGCAAGTGCTGATGACCGTCGTCGAGCACGCCATGCGGCGGTTGCAGGCCGAGCACGACCGGGGGCACCCCACACCTGTTGGCTGA
- a CDS encoding DUF742 domain-containing protein, whose product MEQRRDPRGALVRPYAVTRGRTEPRQDIALEAVLVASPTQIAESRFAGHDKHRIAMVCEGRPESLAEIAAYTRLPLGVARVLVADMVAEGLLTLQTAAPATGYEERMEMLGRVLSGLREL is encoded by the coding sequence ATGGAGCAGCGGCGTGACCCCCGCGGTGCGCTGGTGCGGCCGTACGCGGTCACCCGGGGCCGGACCGAGCCACGCCAGGACATCGCCCTGGAAGCGGTGCTGGTGGCCAGTCCGACCCAGATCGCCGAATCGCGGTTTGCCGGGCATGACAAGCATCGCATCGCGATGGTCTGCGAGGGCCGCCCCGAGTCGCTGGCGGAGATCGCCGCGTACACCCGGTTGCCGCTGGGTGTCGCCCGGGTGCTGGTCGCCGACATGGTGGCCGAGGGCCTGTTGACGCTACAGACGGCCGCTCCCGCCACAGGTTACGAGGAGCGGATGGAAATGCTGGGAAGGGTGCTGAGTGGACTTCGCGAGCTATGA
- a CDS encoding roadblock/LC7 domain-containing protein: MNRPAAMQDMGWLLTNFADSVAGIAHVVAVSADGLLLASSRDLPADRADQLAAITSGVVSLTEGAARMFSAGGVLQTVIEMDSGYLFLMSISDGSSMAVLAARSCDVGQVGYEMALLVERVGAALVPLPRDAVRS; the protein is encoded by the coding sequence ATGAACAGGCCAGCGGCCATGCAGGACATGGGTTGGCTGCTCACCAACTTCGCCGACAGCGTGGCGGGAATCGCCCACGTGGTGGCGGTGTCTGCGGACGGGCTGCTGCTCGCCTCCTCCCGCGACCTGCCGGCGGACCGGGCAGACCAGCTTGCCGCGATCACGTCCGGCGTGGTCAGCCTCACCGAGGGCGCCGCGCGGATGTTCAGCGCCGGCGGGGTGTTGCAGACGGTCATCGAGATGGACAGCGGCTACCTGTTCCTGATGTCCATCAGCGACGGCTCGTCGATGGCGGTGCTCGCGGCGCGCAGCTGCGACGTCGGCCAGGTGGGCTACGAGATGGCCCTGCTGGTGGAGCGGGTCGGTGCCGCGCTGGTGCCGCTGCCCCGGGACGCGGTGCGGTCCTGA